In Brachypodium distachyon strain Bd21 chromosome 5, Brachypodium_distachyon_v3.0, whole genome shotgun sequence, the genomic window TTGGTACCCTGTAAATACCTAGGAGTGCAAGCATTGGTATGCTGTTTCTTATGTATCACCATATTGGCAAATGTGGATAAACTAGGAGCTATCAATGTTCCTTTCATGGTTGGATTAGTAAAATGAATTAGGTTCTATTTTTAAGGGGGGAAATAGCTCTGTGGAGTGTTGATGCTGCAAAAATATAACGTTTGCTAGAGGACACCGAAAAGCTGATAATTCTCTAATGGCCATAACAAATTAGTAAGCATGGTCAATGGGCAGAACATGCTATATTCATTGAAGTAATACTGTTTTAAAATTTCGGACAGAGCAGGGTTGTGAGATGTCCTATTTGCCAAATACTTATTTTCAATATAAGGCCTAATAATCGTTCATTATTGATGGCCATATTATCAGATTTTGTAGGGCTTAATTGTAATATATGTTCTtcaatgtactccctccgtcccatattaagtgactttctattacatgtatctagacgctgtttaggcatagatacatccatatttgggcaaatttgagtcacttaatatgggacggagggagtattagttttCAGTTTTCACACTGTCTTCTTTCCCCTAAATTTGAACTAACCTTCTACTGATGGGCCTGTTGTGCTGTAGCAAATGACCATAATTTTGTAGTGCCCATCATAGATTTCTTGATTTTCTATTATCGTCAAGCAAATACCTTATCTCCATTTGTCGGAGAGCCAATTTTGCATATTTCTATTTGCCGTAGTTAGGGCTTATATTTGGAATATTTGACTGTAATACTAAGTTGTTTATCTACGTTTAGATCAAAGCACAGGAAATACATGTGGGAAATATAGTGTGGCTCCATGAGAATGACGAGATACCATGCGATCTTGTTCTTATTGGAACTTCTGATCCTCAAGGCATCTGTTATGTTGAGGTAAATGAACCTACTTGCCAGCATCAGTTAGTCTGTTCTTTCTGCTATTCCTGCTACATGGATGTATGATAGAATCTGCTCAGATGGCCATACCTATGCTTATCCTTACTTCCTTACTTCTTATAAAGgtctgagttggtggtcgttCGTTCATTCCATTGAGACTGTTTCCTGTATTGCTAGGAAATGATGTAATTGCACCGATTCAATATGGTGACTGTATTCATGTATATTTTGAGATAGTTATTCAGCACAAAATTAGGGAACATAAGGGCGAAAATGCATTTAAGCAACTTCtgcaaaatatattaataGTAAAGTAGCAATGCATGTGCATTTAGCTAGtgtatatattaaattgacTTGAATTTTTGCATGTCGGTTCATGAGAATATGGGGGTGGAATGCATATTTGCTAAACTGATAGGTATGAAGTGATTCTCATGCATCTGTACAGATGGTGCAGTTATTACATTGTACTTTTGTGTAGAATCTGAACCTCATAACTCCATTTCCCCAGTTTGTAAAACCGATGTTCCCTAATATGGGCAAGCGTCTGGGGGAGTGAATGTACAGTGCCACCACATGGGTTCAAGTCCTCAAGGATGCGAATTTAGGTTTCTATTTATACTGTAGGGGTTTCCTTTGCAGTTTCCTTTGAAAAAAATGTTCTCTAATATATGATGAGCAATTGGATGTGGTTAAAATAATTCTGATAGTGgcaagcattttttttgtcttgacAATACTAGCGTTGTGCCACATTACTTCCTATACTTAAAAGTTGAATGTAATTAATTGCCCTGTAATAGAATATTTCTACCATTCACATGAAATGTCGTTGAACTCTTAGCCAACAGATGTTGCTTATGTGGTGTGCAACCATAGAAATATGAAATGTCTGCCTCAATTTCTGGCATTGACACAAGGAGGGCACATGACTTTCACATGATCACCTGGAGTGCTAAAGCCATGGAATCCAAAGTTAAGGTTGAAACATGTCTAATCTACAAGAAGTGTCGCAACTCCATAAGTATCTGAATTGCAGGAATGCTAACTGCCTAACTTTTAGGGACCAAATCAAGGAAGCACCATTGTACATATAATTTACCTAGATTCTGTGCCTGCGCCAATCAGTTTTTTCTTGGAGATGTTCTCTAATCCTGGTCTTACAGCAAACAGTTACAGTTGATTAGTTAGTTCACACCGTTTTAGTACTCTATGGAAACAAACAGTGGTATAAACTTATGTAACACATATAGTTTGTGCCTCGTGGTTACTTTGTGTCACGGCTCATGGGTGGAGAGTAGGAGGACATGGGCCTCAGGCCTACAGCTGGCCGGCTGTAGACATGGCAATAATAGCAACATACGTCAGCTGCAACAATATCTATCTATTAGTTATCTCCTTGCAGTCTGTAAAGATTAGTTTTCTACTAGAGAAGGTCTTTTACCTTAAGTTGGATATTGCTATCTTGATGGCTAAGTTGGTCAGCCGCATGAAAGGAAATTATATATTCAGTTTACCATGTCCAACCTAGCTGGCGCCATCTGGCTATCTTCGGTTGGTGTTTACCATGTTGTGTGGTACACATCActttatttcaaatttgaagaacGCACTCCTTGGTTTCATCCGTGAGCATCAACTCAAATGCAATTTTTCCACAACACATGCATTGTAATATTATATAACGGCAACTAGGTCATCTCACTCCTGTTTGCTCTTGATAAACTTGAGGTTTATCCAATGCTCAGGATATGAAAGAGCAGAATAAGGGGGATGGAGAAAGTAAATATGTAGGAGGATGGGAAAATGCTGGGATTTTTATATGCACACGCGCTACTTTTGTTGTTTCCTATTTTCCGAATGCCATGGAGGGGAAACATCATAGCCGAGAGTACATCACCACCCCCCTGCTCCATTCTTCTGAATCATGAACAACACCACATGCCAcatcagcaaaaaaaattattaaacAGATCCGAGCTGCCAACAGCAGcatgttcagacttcagagacCCGAGGATTAATGGCAAGTTTAATGATTTACCGAAAACAAATAACTTTTAGTTCTATTGATAGCACTTCTATTTTCCATGGTTCAAAAAAGCACTAAGCGCTAAGCGAGCGGTGAGGCACCGCTCAGAGGAATTGAAGCTTAAGCATTTCATACAAACTCtgttttttgagaaattgGCGGGATTCTTGGAGGAAATCAAGGGGAATTGAAGAAATTGGTGGGATTCTCTTGCTCTCCTAGGAGAAATTGGTGGGATCCTTGGAAGAAATCAAGGGGAATTGGAGAAATTGGCGGGATTCTCTTGCTCGCCGAGGAGAAATTGGCAGGATCCTTGGAGGAAATCAAGGGGAATTGGAGAAATTGGAGGGATCCTTGGAGGGAATTAGGCGGGAGAGAGTTGTGCTAATGGGCCTTATCAGCGCttaagggcatgtacaatggttgataagacagCCTTCTCTTATGTGTTCCACGTATTTAGAAAAGACAAGAAAACATATTGTACAATATGTCATCTCTTATTGGCTTATCTTACAATTTAATggttagatgaataaaattaaataaataaatgtgaaGAAAAGGCGAAACCTAGTACAATGGgaatttgccttttttttgccttatccttgtgaagagatcatctcttagctAAGAGAAGGCTGATGCCTTCATTCCTCTCTCTTCTACGTCAGCAATTATCCTACATGGCATTGCTAAGAAAAGGCTGACGTCAGTCATTGTACACGCCCTAAGTAGTCGCTTAGGGCCTAAGCTAGGCGTTTTCCCACCGATCAGAGCTTTAGCCCGCTTAAGTGTTGCTTTTTTGAACCATGCTATTTTCATGTCTCAAAACATTGATTAATGGTAACCGCTTTTCAAGAGCCATTCCAAAATGTTCTATATAGTAAATATGTATCTTAGTAAGTAGATTGTACACCTTGAACTCAAGCTTGTGCTATGTGCAATAATGTTGCTTTGTTGCTCTTGAGTATATCACAAATGAGAAACTTGGCATAGATAAACCTATATATTGTATTGTAGACGGTTTGTGGCATAGCTGTAGATATTTGTAAATTAAGACATTATGGAAAAATGTGCTGGGATGCTCTCTCTGAAGGATAATTCATTTTGTGTTTCCTTTTCCATCAATATCGGGAGATAGATCTGATTTACTTTCGTGATTGATTTATGATGATTTACACAAatagcctgcagctcgaattCCATCATGTCAACTATTACTATGGAactttatactccctccgatccatattacttgtctcaaatttgcccaaatatggatgtatctatgcctaaaaagcgtctagatacatgtaatatttcgacaattaatatggatcggagggagtagaaaatttACTCTGGCTGTTGTGAGTATAGCTAATTCAAGGTTTCTCACTTTATTTCAGACTGCTGCTTTAGATGGTGAAACTGACTTGAAAACTAGAATCATTCCTTCAATTTGTGCTAACTTGTCATCGGATCAATTGGGGAAAGTCAAGGTGAACCTTCATGTACTTGtacatttgattttttttgtctcatGCCTTTTCTGATAGCCCCTCTCTGGATTTGAGCAGGGTGTACTTGAGTGCCCTAACCCGGATAATGACATAAGAAGATTTGATGCGAACATGCGTTTGTTCCCTCCTATCATTGACAATGAGAAATGTCCTTTAGCTATCAATAATACTCTTCTTCAATCATGTTACTTAAGGTACACAGAATGGGCTTGCGGAGTTGCAATTTACACCGGTAATAATAACATTTGgtgataccatgcttgtctaTCCCATTGTTGATTCCCCCCAAGTGCATTTGTTTGAGGCATTTGCTGTGCATTTACCTGAATAAAGAATATACCTGTTTTGCTGTCTGAATCATTTTTGTCAGGCAATGAAACCAAATCAGGAATGAGCAGAGGAACTGCAGAGCCCAAGCTTACTGCTGCTGATTCAATGATAGACAAACTCACTGTTGCAATATTCGTTTTCCAAATTGTCGTTGTTCTCGTGCTGGGTTTTGCTGGCAATATATGGAAGGATAGCAATGGTCGTAAGGTGATATTTATCTCTTAATAGCAGTATCCTCAAGCAGAATCATGCATGTTATTGTACTTTTAATTTAGATTTATTGGATGAACGTTTTTatgatatttatttttttcgatCTGATTATTCTTTTATTTGCATTTCTTGGGTAGCATTGGTATCTTATGTATCCCGCAGAAGGACCATGGTATGATTTCTTGGTTATCCCATTGCGCTTTGAGCTATTATGTTCAATAATGATTCCTATTTCCATAAAGGTATGCTCATAATTTAACTATTTTTTCCCTTGTTCTGTTTGTTTGAAGTCTTACAAATTTGCAATGCATTAATGCTGTACTGATCACTGAACTTCAGTTGTTAATGGAACTTTGCAAGAGGCTTTTTATAGTGATCCTTCAAGTACATGATAGTGTACAGGAAATAATACCGCCGAAGATGTTTCTTTGCAACTTGCAACCTGCAACTTGTAATTCTTTATTGGACATAGAGTTGAGGACCTGAGCCGAGCATCTGTCCTTGGATTTCTACTCTCATCCTCCGCTTTGCTCACATGCTTGGAAGCCAAGTTTGCAAAACCTTCCCTCATGATCTCACAGACTATAAAAATAAGCCAAGTGATTGAGATTGCATGACAATAGTACATGCTAGTCTAGATTTTCTGACAAATTGAACCGACCCCCTcttaataaaacaaaactacACTACCAGCATTACGGTAACCAATTGTCTGGTTCGGTTTTTACAGAAATTCTTTGTAAAATACGGAAACCTCTGATTGTGAACTTCATTGATTCTTTCTGGAAGGAAAATATCATTTATTAGGTGCCATCACCTTTATTCTAGTTCATTTTACACTTTTTTTATGTCCctcgtattttttttatcgatAACTTAAGTGGTTTTTTAATTGTCAGATGCTTCAATTCGAGAGAGTTTCCTTTCTAAAGAGTTGACGACTAACAAATTCTGTGTGTGTTCTATTTGAGTGTTGAAGTAAAGAGTTCCATTTCTGTAGGTTACTCTTGATTTGGCTAAAGGTGTATACGCAAAGTTTATTGACTGCGATGAGCAAATGTTTGATAGGGAAACAAGTACGCCTGCTCACTCAGCTAAGTATGTGATATTCTTATCCTTGTATATAGATTTAGATGTTAATCAAACATATGTTCATTACTACcgccgttcctaaatataagatgttctagctttgtccaaATTTATACAAAAGTTtactaatatctacaatatcaaataagtatactgtgaaaatatatatcatacCGGAATAAAACTAActtagagttgtagatgttagTAGATTTTTCCATAAACTTGGTAAAACTTTAAGATGTttaacttaggacaaagttagaacatcttatatttaggaacggagggagtatttcttagAGCTTATAGAAGTGTCTCTTTCAGCACAGCTATTAGCGAGGATCTTGGACAGGTTGAATatatattaagtgacaaaaCTGGTACATTGACGGAGAATATAATGATCTTCAGAAGATGTTGCATAAATAATACTCAGTATGGAGATGACAGTGGAGATGCTTTAAAAGGTTATCTACttgctcttcattttcttccCATTCTATAGACGAAGTTGTtcgttttatttttctcttatcTAGTACGGCAATGCTTGATGTAAAACATATCATTTGTCTGCTCAAAGTACTCTGAAGTGTATCTGGAGCTCTTTGGTAGAACATGAAATACTTCCTCCAATTGGCTGCGAAATATTATGTTTCAATGTGAGTTTGCAAACTCAAAACAGATGCTGTTAACTGATGAGGTTCTAAATACCTCATAAATTCAACCATCCTTTTAGTTTTGGTCGCTACATGTGTGTGGATGCCAAGGATAATCAAAGATGCCTTCGAGATATTACCTTCTACAATTATACAGAAACAACATCGGTTTATACCCTTTTCGATCTCCATTAAGCTTAATGCATAATAAGAAATAATTTGCAAGATGTGTCTAATGGCATTATTCTACTAGCCTGAATTGATGTAAATTTGAACGTATTGATGTTtaaaattataaaaatatTGACTGACACATCCAATGATGACGACATACATTTGAGTGTATGCACAGTATTAAAGGTGGGAGGGTTATTATGTCATGTTTAGAATCAATAACCTTATATCTCAGACTTATTCTTCATGATTCTAATGCAGCAAAGGTGCTGTTTGTACACTCATCAATATTGAACTACACTGCACATTGTTTTCACGGATTTGTTATAAAGATTGccaatatatttttcataagGAAGTAATGTTTTTCTGAAAGCAGGAACATACTTGTGATTTTGCTCCCTGAAAGATATTTCTTCCTCTAACTAGATACCAGACTTCTAAATGCTGTCTCAAGCAATGAACCTGATGTAGTCAAATTTCTGATGGTGATGGCCCTTTGCAATACAGTTGTTCCTATCAAAAGGCAAGTAAACAGCACTTTTTTATGTTTATAAATAACAGTTCGGATGCCATGTCCATTCGTGATCGAGTCGTTCCTCATATCTTTCCTAATTTCAGCAATGATGGTGCTATCTCATACAAAGCACAATCACAAGATGAGGAAGCTTTGGTAAATGCTGCCTCAAACCTGAATATGGTGCTTACAAGTAAAGACAGCAGCAGTGCTGGTTAGTAAGAGTTCGATGTAATGTAATGAGATGATAATCTTTCTACTATATTTAGGTTGATTGATTTTTGTCTGATACTTCTACAGAGATTTGTTTCAATAGCTCTAAATTTCAATATGAGTTATTGGATGTTCTGGAGTTCACTTCTGACCGCAAAAGAATGTCTGTTGTGGTAAAGGAGGGTGGGAGCGGGAAGTTCCTTCTTCTCTCTAAAGGTGCTGATGAAGCTATTTTTCCTCGTTCTAATCCAGGTACTTGGTTTAGCAAAATTCCTTTGTGCTATTGTGCAGGTACTTAATAGTATAGTTTTCTTACTATATGTTGTATTTGGATACATGCTCAAATGcagtatttttttagtttaaCTGTTGTGAAGCAAATATGTCTTTCGGTAGATAAGGCCCTCTCAGAACTTCCTTTGTAAACACAACAGCTCTTTGTCTCAATGCATTGTAGAAAGAAAATACTAGTATAGTGCAAAGCCTACAAGTACAGCTGGAAGCCCTGTTGTGTCGGCTGAGGCCAAACTCCTACCTCATATTTGTTCATGCCGGTGTGGTGTTAGGATGCTCAGCATTGAAGGCGCTAGCATCATGGTGCGTCCCGTCAATTGTGTGTTGAGCATGATTATTGACGCCCGTCCCTTTGAGCAGTTAGTGCCGAGGTGCGCACCACTGCCCACCAATGGGCAAACCCATGGGTGACATGTGGATCCTTTCTATTGAATCACCTATTGCTTGGCTTTTCATTCTTCACACCATAATGGGCATACTGGATCAATACAACAGTGCTAGCATGTCGTGGATGTCGCTGATCCAGGACCTCTATTTAATCGCCCATTGCTTGgcatttgtttcttcttctgggCACAGCTGGCATGATATCATGGGTGGATTTGCAGTTATATTATGTCcatatgtttttcttctttcgcaCGGAAGGTAGAGGCTTCTCTACTCCATTTAACATGGCAACATATGTAATGCAGACACCCTTTTGGGTGTACTCATTCAGTCAGATTCCTGTTTGGGCAGCAATCAAAAGTTTAATATAATCATAAAGCATGATATTTAAGAGGGTGCATCAAATAACCAAATGCTTGACTTTTGTCATAAAAGTCAATTatagatgattttttttaacataaaTGTCAGGACAACAAACAAAGACCTATCTTGAAGCAGTAGAAATGTATTCTCATTTGGGATTGCGAACCTTATGTTTGGGATGGCGTGAGTTAGAAGAAGGTGAATATAAGGAATGGTCTAAAAAATTTCAAGAAGCTAGCTGCTCACTGGATAACAGGGAGGTAAGTTGTTCCCCACcttggcattttttttctggttttaCTAGGTCTATTAGTTTTTAGTTGAGGTATCTTACAAGCTTCCGAATATACAGTGTAAAATTGCTGAAGTCTGTCACAGCTTAGAGCAAGGCATTAACATTCTCGGCGTTACTGCCATAGAGGACCGGCTACAGGTATATGCAATAAATAGAATTATCTGTTGCCATTGTATAATTTTCCTTGCCCCTCATAGTTGGTTGTGGCTGGTAGGATGGTGTGCCTGAAACCATTAAATTGCTAAGGAGCGCTGGAATCAATGTGTGGATGCTTACTGGTGACAAGCAAAATACAGCAATTCAAATCGCACTTCTTTGTAACCTTATAACACCTGGTACTGTATTATCACTAGAAATTTGATTATCCAGTAAATTTGGCCATGCAAATGTTCTCTGCCGCTGGTCGCATCATTATGCAATGGTTCGTATTGTAGGATGAATGGTCACTAGCTTCTCTTCAATCTTTTCAAATATCATTGGTGCTTTTGTCGGTTGGGTTACTATTACTGCTTTCCACTCATCTGTTCAAGCAGTGAAACCTTGGGTTACTATGTTGACGTTGGGATGGGTTTAACATTACAGTTAGTAGATGGTTGCTGGGAGTTCCTGTACATATAAACTTGAGAAAATGATCATCATTTGTACCTCCTAGTTGGGAAGTTGTATCTGTCAAAGCAGGATTGTGCATAAATATTGTGACCTACTGCAGGCGTTTCAGGAATAAAAACCACACATCAAATAGATGAAGAGTAGTAGTTGTTGATTGTCTATTATATGATCcgttttttgttgttgttagaCCCTACAGCATGCATTTGTGATATCAACAGAAATACATATCACAAAGCTATTAAGCTATAAACAATTCTCACAGACTGTATGCATAGTTAATAAAATATGCATATCTTGTTTTGCACCCTTCGGTAATCATCTTTGTTATAAGTCAGCTGCATGGTTTACCGTGTGATTAGTATTGCAGCTCATTAATCATGCAGTGGCCAAAATAATCACTGTAACTCTTGTCCTTTAGAGTCTAATGGTCAATTGTTGTCAATCAACGGAAAAACTGAAGATGAGATATTAAGGAGCTTAGAGAGGGCATTGGTAATTATGAAGACTACGCCAGAGAGAAAGGTATCTGTCTTGGGTTTTGTAGTATACCTTACACAAGCGTCTTGTGATTCTTTAGGCAGAAGTCTTCTGCAACCTATCTTTCCTACTTATAAAGTtttgagttggtggtcgtcaattcaCTCCTTTCTAACATTTCTCTTGTCACTCCTGGCAAGTAGATTGTACAAACCCACGAGTTAAAACTTAAACTCATAATCCTCCCTTGCATAGTTTCTGCTGCTGCCTTTCCTCTCCAATCTTCATAAGTTTGGGTTCAGAGTTCTAATTTAGAAAAGCCTATCATCAAGCTTTATGACTTCGGTTCATAAGCTGACTATCATGTTTTCTTCagttgtaattttttttcttgatgatTCCGTAGCAAAGCATGGGCATGAAGCTAGTCTAGCATAATGTTCGTttacacataaaaaaaatcagatgtTGAAATAATACCTATTTCCTGGAATGCCTTTATTTCATATTTATGACCTCTTGAGGATTTGTCCTTTTTGTATACTAGACTAAAGTTACTGTTACAT contains:
- the LOC100830179 gene encoding phospholipid-transporting ATPase 2 isoform X3, with amino-acid sequence MKRFVYVNDESCGESYCDNRVSNTKYTLWNFLPKNLLEQFRRFMNQYFLLIACLQLWSRITPVSPVTTWGPLAIIFIVSASKEAWDDYNRYLSDKKANERKVWVVKDGIRGQIKAQEIHVGNIVWLHENDEIPCDLVLIGTSDPQGICYVETAALDGETDLKTRIIPSICANLSSDQLGKVKGVLECPNPDNDIRRFDANMRLFPPIIDNEKCPLAINNTLLQSCYLRYTEWACGVAIYTGNETKSGMSRGTAEPKLTAADSMIDKLTVAIFVFQIVVVLVLGFAGNIWKDSNGRKHWYLMYPAEGPWYDFLVIPLRFELLCSIMIPISIKVTLDLAKGVYAKFIDCDEQMFDRETSTPAHSANTAISEDLGQVEYILSDKTGTLTENIMIFRRCCINNTQYGDDSGDALKDTRLLNAVSSNEPDVVKFLMVMALCNTVVPIKSNDGAISYKAQSQDEEALVNAASNLNMVLTSKDSSSAEICFNSSKFQYELLDVLEFTSDRKRMSVVVKEGGSGKFLLLSKGADEAIFPRSNPGQQTKTYLEAVEMYSHLGLRTLCLGWRELEEGEYKEWSKKFQEASCSLDNRECKIAEVCHSLEQGINILGVTAIEDRLQDGVPETIKLLRSAGINVWMLTGDKQNTAIQIALLCNLITPESNGQLLSINGKTEDEILRSLERALVIMKTTPERKDLAFVLDGWTLEIILKHSMESFTRLAMLSRTAICCRMTPLQKAQLVGILKTVGYLTLAIGDGGNDVRMIQEANIGVGISGREGLQAARAADYSIGKFKFLKRLILVHGRYSYNRTAFISQYSFYKSLLICFIQILFSFVTGLSGTSLFNSISLMAYNVFYTSLPVMTILFDKDMSETTVLQYPQILLYSQAGRLLNPSTFAGWFGRSLYHALVVFLITVHTNAYEQSNMEEISMVALSGCIWLQAFVVTLDTNANTSDVHCHVAPL
- the LOC100830179 gene encoding phospholipid-transporting ATPase 2 isoform X2, producing the protein MKRFVYVNDESCGESYCDNRVSNTKYTLWNFLPKNLLEQFRRFMNQYFLLIACLQLWSRITPVSPVTTWGPLAIIFIVSASKEAWDDYNRYLSDKKANERKVWVVKDGIRGQIKAQEIHVGNIVWLHENDEIPCDLVLIGTSDPQGICYVETAALDGETDLKTRIIPSICANLSSDQLGKVKGVLECPNPDNDIRRFDANMRLFPPIIDNEKCPLAINNTLLQSCYLRYTEWACGVAIYTGNETKSGMSRGTAEPKLTAADSMIDKLTVAIFVFQIVVVLVLGFAGNIWKDSNGRKHWYLMYPAEGPWYDFLVIPLRFELLCSIMIPISIKVTLDLAKGVYAKFIDCDEQMFDRETSTPAHSANTAISEDLGQVEYILSDKTGTLTENIMIFRRCCINNTQYGDDSGDALKDTRLLNAVSSNEPDVVKFLMVMALCNTVVPIKSNDGAISYKAQSQDEEALVNAASNLNMVLTSKDSSSAEICFNSSKFQYELLDVLEFTSDRKRMSVVVKEGGSGKFLLLSKGADEAIFPRSNPGQQTKTYLEAVEMYSHLGLRTLCLGWRELEEGEYKEWSKKFQEASCSLDNRECKIAEVCHSLEQGINILGVTAIEDRLQDGVPETIKLLRSAGINVWMLTGDKQNTAIQIALLCNLITPESNGQLLSINGKTEDEILRSLERALVIMKTTPERKDLAFVLDGWTLEIILKHSMESFTRLAMLSRTAICCRMTPLQKAQLVGILKTVGYLTLAIGDGGNDVRMIQEANIGVGISGREGLQAARAADYSIGKFKFLKRLILVHGRYSYNRTAFISQYSFYKSLLICFIQILFSFVTGLSGTSLFNSISLMAYNVFYTSLPVMTILFDKDMSETTVLQYPQILLYSQAGRLLNPSTFAGWFGRSLYHALVVFLITVHTNAYEQSNMEEISMVALSGCIWLQAFVVTLDTKCTLSCGASVVNLHTGSPWL
- the LOC100830179 gene encoding phospholipid-transporting ATPase 2 isoform X1, with the protein product MKRFVYVNDESCGESYCDNRVSNTKYTLWNFLPKNLLEQFRRFMNQYFLLIACLQLWSRITPVSPVTTWGPLAIIFIVSASKEAWDDYNRYLSDKKANERKVWVVKDGIRGQIKAQEIHVGNIVWLHENDEIPCDLVLIGTSDPQGICYVETAALDGETDLKTRIIPSICANLSSDQLGKVKGVLECPNPDNDIRRFDANMRLFPPIIDNEKCPLAINNTLLQSCYLRYTEWACGVAIYTGNETKSGMSRGTAEPKLTAADSMIDKLTVAIFVFQIVVVLVLGFAGNIWKDSNGRKHWYLMYPAEGPWYDFLVIPLRFELLCSIMIPISIKVTLDLAKGVYAKFIDCDEQMFDRETSTPAHSANTAISEDLGQVEYILSDKTGTLTENIMIFRRCCINNTQYGDDSGDALKDTRLLNAVSSNEPDVVKFLMVMALCNTVVPIKSNDGAISYKAQSQDEEALVNAASNLNMVLTSKDSSSAEICFNSSKFQYELLDVLEFTSDRKRMSVVVKEGGSGKFLLLSKGADEAIFPRSNPGQQTKTYLEAVEMYSHLGLRTLCLGWRELEEGEYKEWSKKFQEASCSLDNRECKIAEVCHSLEQGINILGVTAIEDRLQDGVPETIKLLRSAGINVWMLTGDKQNTAIQIALLCNLITPESNGQLLSINGKTEDEILRSLERALVIMKTTPERKDLAFVLDGWTLEIILKHSMESFTRLAMLSRTAICCRMTPLQKAQLVGILKTVGYLTLAIGDGGNDVRMIQEANIGVGISGREGLQAARAADYSIGKFKFLKRLILVHGRYSYNRTAFISQYSFYKSLLICFIQILFSFVTGLSGTSLFNSISLMAYNVFYTSLPVMTILFDKDMSETTVLQYPQILLYSQAGRLLNPSTFAGWFGRSLYHALVVFLITVHTNAYEQSNMEEISMVALSGCIWLQAFVVTLDTNSFTYLQVILIWGNFVAFYIINLILSSVPTLQMYTVMWRLCSQPSYWITMALIVTIGMGPVLALRYLRNVYRPSAIDVLQQIEQTNGPTQTSRNVESATRIYLDQLLTDLRRNKGSIHQPLLSDSVASIR